The following proteins are encoded in a genomic region of Galbibacter sp. BG1:
- a CDS encoding SusD/RagB family nutrient-binding outer membrane lipoprotein — MKTNFINILLIGILLAGCSNFDDEINSNPNAPNKASGMQLIAQAELSLPGLSSSPQGEFFAQYLAESQYVGVSLYPVQNTSFYGWYQGPLADLEAVLTSEDLSATDGPVLNQLAVAKILKAYYFWNITDRWGDVPYTDALKGQENFTPKYDTQEFIYNDLFEELKEASQMIVSGDLNNDIIYNGDMEKWKKLSNSIRLLMALRLSEVDPGKAREEFIAAMNAGVFSSNDDSLFFQHLAEANNQNYWYTQIVDRNREWWAITEGMVEEMKPFNDPRLVVYANQARSNGEYIGLPYGEEENIGTEEFSLLGDDIYAQDAPVYLLTYAQILFAMAEASEKGWINASTQQYYESAIENSILQWTGSAESVSEYLNQTDISFDENLAMEQIALQRWIHLYMFGYEAWSEYRRTGLPDIFVSPNGVEIPNRLGYPDNEAFNNEDSYNEAIQRQFGGENDIYGNVWWDK, encoded by the coding sequence ATGAAAACAAACTTTATAAATATATTACTCATTGGCATTTTATTAGCAGGATGTAGTAATTTTGATGATGAGATAAATTCAAATCCTAATGCACCAAACAAGGCCTCTGGGATGCAACTTATAGCTCAGGCAGAATTATCGCTTCCGGGATTGAGTTCTTCTCCACAAGGAGAATTTTTTGCCCAATATTTGGCTGAGTCTCAATACGTAGGTGTGTCGCTATATCCAGTACAGAACACTAGTTTTTATGGTTGGTATCAGGGACCTCTTGCGGATTTAGAAGCTGTTTTAACTTCTGAAGATCTTTCTGCTACAGATGGACCAGTTTTGAATCAATTAGCAGTTGCCAAGATATTAAAAGCATATTATTTTTGGAATATAACGGATAGATGGGGAGATGTTCCTTATACTGATGCTTTAAAAGGACAAGAGAATTTTACCCCGAAATACGATACCCAAGAATTTATTTACAACGATTTGTTTGAAGAGCTTAAAGAAGCTTCTCAAATGATTGTTAGTGGAGATCTAAATAATGATATTATTTACAATGGAGATATGGAGAAATGGAAAAAATTATCCAATTCCATTAGGCTTTTAATGGCTCTTCGACTTTCTGAAGTAGACCCAGGTAAAGCAAGGGAAGAATTCATTGCGGCTATGAATGCAGGCGTTTTCTCTTCAAACGATGATAGTTTGTTTTTTCAACATTTAGCAGAAGCAAATAATCAGAATTATTGGTATACTCAAATTGTGGATAGAAATAGAGAATGGTGGGCCATAACAGAAGGTATGGTTGAAGAAATGAAGCCTTTTAATGATCCTAGATTAGTTGTTTATGCAAATCAAGCAAGAAGTAATGGCGAGTATATTGGGCTACCTTATGGGGAGGAAGAGAATATCGGTACCGAAGAGTTTTCTCTATTGGGAGACGATATTTATGCTCAAGACGCTCCCGTTTATTTACTAACGTATGCACAAATTCTTTTTGCAATGGCTGAGGCCTCAGAGAAAGGTTGGATAAATGCCAGTACCCAACAATATTACGAAAGTGCAATTGAAAATTCTATTTTGCAATGGACGGGCAGTGCTGAGAGCGTTTCTGAATATTTAAATCAAACCGATATTTCTTTTGATGAAAATTTGGCTATGGAACAAATCGCTTTGCAAAGATGGATCCATTTGTACATGTTTGGATATGAAGCTTGGTCTGAATATAGAAGAACAGGCTTACCAGATATTTTTGTTTCACCTAATGGGGTTGAAATACCAAATAGACTAGGATATCCGGATAATGAAGCATTTAATAATGAAGATAGCTATAACGAAGCTATACAACGACAATTTGGAGGTGAAAATGATATTTATGGAAATGTCTGGTGGGATAAATAA
- a CDS encoding aminotransferase class I/II-fold pyridoxal phosphate-dependent enzyme, producing MAHLIDEFPGRTITTKDGTFLYFGGTAYLGLQTLPEFQELYIKNIKKYGTNYGASRKSNIQFSIFEETESHLATKIGAPKCCTLSSGYLASQLVSQLFSTGQYQKFIAPHSHSSLIGKGDIQFKEIEGFRKAFKNPIAEKTPVIFLDSVDFTRSTYPNYTILKGLDLSKSILVLDDSHGFGIIGQNGSGVYGLLQQFKAKEIVVCGSLGKGFGIQAGAIFGDEERIASIKKSNFFGGASPALPAAMATLKEAESIYKSQLKKLRHNTVYFSKKLNDKLTFTQLGDHPTYTFFSKDLTEHLYQKNILITSFHYPTENDPLMSRIVLNAQHTKEDLDQLLEALHQFTL from the coding sequence ATGGCACATCTCATTGATGAATTTCCCGGAAGGACGATTACTACTAAAGATGGAACATTTCTTTATTTTGGTGGCACTGCCTATTTGGGGTTGCAAACCTTACCAGAGTTTCAAGAGCTATATATAAAAAACATCAAGAAATACGGTACTAATTATGGAGCCTCCCGAAAATCCAATATTCAATTTTCCATTTTTGAAGAAACCGAAAGCCATTTAGCAACAAAAATAGGAGCACCAAAATGTTGCACCCTTTCCTCCGGCTATCTAGCTTCCCAATTGGTAAGTCAGTTATTCTCTACTGGACAATATCAAAAGTTTATAGCCCCACATTCACACTCATCACTTATTGGTAAAGGCGATATTCAGTTTAAAGAAATAGAAGGTTTTCGTAAAGCCTTTAAAAACCCCATAGCGGAAAAAACTCCGGTTATTTTTTTGGATTCTGTAGATTTTACCAGAAGCACGTATCCAAATTATACAATTTTAAAAGGTTTGGATCTTTCAAAATCGATTTTGGTCTTAGACGACTCCCATGGCTTTGGGATAATAGGCCAAAATGGTTCTGGTGTTTATGGATTATTACAACAATTTAAAGCCAAAGAAATAGTGGTTTGCGGCTCTTTAGGAAAAGGATTTGGTATACAGGCGGGAGCTATTTTTGGAGATGAGGAACGAATCGCATCCATAAAAAAATCCAATTTTTTTGGTGGTGCCTCCCCCGCCCTCCCTGCAGCAATGGCAACCCTAAAAGAAGCGGAGTCCATTTACAAAAGCCAACTAAAAAAACTAAGACATAATACTGTTTACTTCAGCAAAAAATTAAACGATAAATTAACCTTCACCCAATTGGGTGATCATCCTACCTATACTTTCTTCAGCAAAGATTTGACAGAACACCTATATCAAAAAAATATCTTGATTACAAGTTTTCACTACCCAACCGAAAATGATCCATTAATGAGCAGAATCGTTCTAAATGCGCAACATACCAAAGAAGATTTGGATCAATTATTAGAGGCCCTACATCAATTTACATTATAA
- a CDS encoding dipeptide epimerase → MKVSLKKYVLELEHTFSISRESHDFQDSLVVGLTLNGKTGFGEATANPYYKITVASMMDEIKSIEPAINDFDFDKPEDFHAFLKEKGLSNFAICALDLAAHDLYGKLKEKPLYEIWGTSNESYPITNYTIGIDTVEKMKEKMLQKPWPLYKIKLGTQNDVEIIQELRKHTDAIFRIDANNAWSPEQTLELAPKLKELGVEFLEQPLPADNLEGYKQIIDECVLPIIADESCIVEEDVDKCYGHFTGINIKLTKCGGLTPALRMIKRAKELNLKVMVGCMTESSVGISAIAQLTPQLDYVDMDGAMLLKHDIAKGIEILKSGKLVFPALGGSGVKLL, encoded by the coding sequence ATGAAAGTTTCGCTCAAAAAATACGTTCTGGAATTAGAACATACTTTTAGTATCTCACGGGAATCCCACGATTTTCAAGACAGCTTAGTCGTTGGTTTAACCCTTAATGGAAAAACAGGGTTTGGTGAGGCTACGGCGAATCCATATTATAAGATTACAGTGGCTTCTATGATGGATGAAATAAAATCCATTGAGCCAGCGATCAATGATTTTGATTTTGACAAACCAGAAGATTTTCATGCTTTTTTAAAAGAAAAAGGATTGAGTAATTTTGCCATATGTGCACTAGATTTGGCGGCTCATGATCTCTACGGAAAACTGAAAGAAAAACCACTTTATGAAATTTGGGGAACTTCTAATGAAAGCTATCCCATTACCAATTATACTATTGGTATCGATACGGTGGAAAAAATGAAGGAGAAAATGCTGCAAAAACCTTGGCCTTTGTACAAAATTAAATTAGGTACCCAGAACGATGTCGAAATCATTCAAGAGCTTAGAAAACACACGGATGCTATTTTTCGTATTGATGCCAATAATGCTTGGTCTCCAGAACAAACCTTGGAGCTAGCCCCTAAATTAAAAGAGTTGGGCGTTGAATTTTTAGAACAACCCCTTCCTGCGGATAATTTAGAAGGTTATAAGCAAATAATAGATGAGTGCGTGCTACCCATTATAGCCGATGAAAGCTGTATCGTTGAAGAAGATGTAGACAAATGTTACGGACATTTTACAGGAATCAATATTAAATTAACCAAATGTGGCGGTCTCACCCCTGCGCTGCGTATGATAAAAAGAGCTAAAGAACTAAACTTAAAGGTAATGGTAGGGTGTATGACAGAATCTTCGGTGGGAATTTCTGCAATTGCACAACTTACCCCTCAATTGGATTATGTGGATATGGATGGTGCTATGCTCTTAAAACACGATATTGCGAAGGGCATTGAGATTTTGAAAAGTGGAAAATTAGTATTTCCAGCCCTAGGAGGATCTGGAGTAAAGCTCCTTTAA
- a CDS encoding head GIN domain-containing protein, with the protein MSTLIKVFIALVISIFLISCDFNFSNGTQGNGNVVTQQREANQTFESIKASEGLDVFVTQEDQTSIRIEADENVIDLIETNVSNGKLTIECKNPIGRATSKKIYVSLPEIRSLESSSGADLSTMGTIRADKISLDASSGSDIKAELQSNEVSLNTSSGAEIEVYGVTNTLNAHASSGSDINAHRLKSKTVDAHASSGADIDVNAADEIAIHKSSGGDVSYKGSPKVVSKVKTN; encoded by the coding sequence ATGAGTACTTTAATCAAAGTTTTTATCGCCCTAGTAATTTCCATATTTTTAATTTCCTGCGACTTTAATTTCAGTAATGGAACCCAAGGAAATGGAAATGTAGTAACCCAACAAAGGGAAGCCAACCAAACCTTCGAAAGCATCAAAGCTTCGGAAGGGTTGGATGTATTTGTCACACAAGAAGATCAAACTTCCATTCGCATTGAAGCCGATGAAAATGTAATAGATTTAATTGAAACCAATGTAAGTAACGGAAAATTAACCATCGAATGTAAAAATCCTATAGGTCGGGCAACCTCCAAGAAGATTTATGTTTCCTTACCAGAGATTCGTAGTTTAGAAAGCAGCAGCGGGGCCGATTTGAGTACGATGGGAACCATTAGAGCTGACAAAATATCACTAGATGCTAGTAGCGGCAGTGATATTAAAGCAGAGCTTCAATCTAACGAGGTTTCCCTGAATACCAGTAGTGGTGCAGAAATTGAGGTTTACGGGGTTACCAACACCCTAAACGCACATGCCAGTAGCGGGAGCGACATAAATGCGCATCGTTTAAAATCTAAAACCGTAGATGCCCATGCCAGTAGCGGAGCCGATATTGATGTAAATGCTGCCGATGAAATTGCCATCCATAAATCTTCTGGTGGAGATGTAAGCTACAAAGGGAGCCCTAAAGTAGTAAGCAAAGTAAAAACAAATTAA
- a CDS encoding PspC domain-containing protein produces the protein MNKTININLANTFFHIDEDAYIKLQRYLDAIKRSFTDSQGKAEIIADIEARIAELFSEKLAHERQVITNTEVDEIIAIMGQPEDYLVDEEIFDDEPKAHSKTTKKERKQLFRDTENKYIGGVSAGLSHYLGIDALWVRLLFVLTTIFSGFGILVYILFWILVPEAATTAQKIAMTGEPVNISNIEKKIKEGFDGVTEKVKSVDYDKMGESVKKNSKNFFDSVIAVILFLFKVLAKFIGIIVIIVAATVLIGLFIGLFTAGTIDLWGNQPWREFIDITVNAPVWLISLLSFFAVGIPFFFLFYLGLKILVNNLKSIGNFAKFTLLGVWLLSIIGLITLGIRTATDYSYNALATETEILSVATNDTLEIRMLEAQNLKNRYYRDSDFDIAMDGDRKMIYREDVELTIKQAPTNEVRIEIEKHSQGSNYNDAFERADEIDYTYKMDDKILFLNNYLTTDFDNKFRDQEVDVTLYVPENMLVKLHNSMRYNISGNIKNDQNYYGRSLANHTWKMDNNGILNCTDCPIEEIIEEDEGVNEKPSEEIEKVDSLTTKNIDSITVDSL, from the coding sequence ATGAATAAGACTATAAATATAAATCTGGCAAATACGTTCTTCCACATAGATGAAGATGCCTATATAAAACTACAGCGGTATTTGGATGCCATTAAGCGTTCATTTACAGATTCTCAAGGTAAAGCCGAAATTATTGCCGATATAGAAGCAAGGATCGCCGAATTGTTTTCTGAAAAACTAGCGCATGAGCGCCAGGTAATTACCAACACCGAAGTTGACGAAATTATAGCCATCATGGGGCAACCAGAAGACTACTTGGTAGATGAAGAAATTTTTGATGACGAACCAAAAGCACATAGCAAAACAACTAAGAAAGAGCGCAAACAACTCTTTAGGGATACGGAAAACAAATATATCGGTGGGGTTAGTGCCGGTTTAAGTCATTATCTCGGGATCGATGCTTTATGGGTGCGATTGCTATTTGTACTTACCACTATTTTCTCCGGATTTGGAATTTTGGTTTACATCCTTTTCTGGATTTTAGTGCCCGAAGCAGCTACCACCGCGCAAAAAATTGCAATGACCGGAGAACCTGTTAACATAAGTAATATTGAAAAAAAAATTAAAGAAGGTTTCGACGGGGTGACCGAAAAAGTAAAAAGTGTAGATTACGACAAGATGGGCGAATCGGTAAAAAAAAATTCCAAAAACTTTTTTGATTCCGTTATAGCCGTTATACTCTTTCTTTTTAAAGTCCTAGCAAAGTTTATAGGTATTATTGTTATAATCGTTGCTGCCACTGTTTTAATCGGACTTTTTATAGGTCTCTTTACAGCAGGAACCATTGATCTTTGGGGAAATCAGCCGTGGAGGGAATTTATAGATATTACAGTGAATGCGCCCGTTTGGTTAATATCTCTATTATCGTTCTTTGCCGTTGGAATTCCGTTTTTCTTCCTGTTTTACTTAGGACTAAAGATTCTCGTGAACAATTTAAAGTCGATTGGGAATTTTGCCAAGTTTACTTTATTGGGTGTTTGGCTACTATCCATCATCGGACTCATAACTTTAGGGATAAGAACAGCAACCGATTACTCTTATAATGCCCTAGCAACGGAAACTGAAATCCTAAGCGTTGCAACTAACGATACATTGGAAATAAGAATGCTGGAAGCACAAAACTTAAAAAACAGGTATTACAGGGACTCCGACTTCGATATTGCGATGGATGGAGATAGAAAAATGATATATCGGGAAGATGTAGAATTAACCATAAAACAAGCGCCAACCAATGAAGTACGTATAGAAATAGAAAAACATTCCCAGGGAAGTAACTACAATGATGCTTTTGAAAGAGCTGATGAAATTGATTACACCTATAAAATGGATGATAAAATATTATTTCTAAACAATTATTTAACCACAGATTTCGATAACAAATTTAGAGATCAAGAAGTAGATGTTACGCTTTACGTACCAGAAAATATGTTAGTGAAGCTACACAACTCCATGAGGTATAACATTTCTGGGAATATTAAAAACGACCAGAATTACTACGGAAGATCACTCGCCAACCACACTTGGAAAATGGACAATAATGGTATTTTAAACTGTACCGATTGCCCGATTGAAGAGATTATTGAAGAAGACGAAGGTGTTAACGAAAAACCTTCCGAAGAAATAGAAAAAGTAGACAGTTTAACAACAAAAAATATCGATTCGATAACTGTCGATAGTTTATAA
- a CDS encoding PadR family transcriptional regulator produces MNIENTKAQMRKGVLEYCILSILENEDKYASEILETLKNAKMLVVEGTIYPLLTRLKNAGLLSYRWEESTSGPPRKYYTLTEEGKLFLKELDTTWDELRNAVNLVTK; encoded by the coding sequence ATGAATATAGAAAACACAAAAGCACAAATGCGTAAGGGGGTTTTAGAATACTGTATTTTATCCATCCTGGAAAATGAAGATAAATATGCATCAGAAATTCTTGAAACCTTAAAAAACGCAAAAATGCTTGTAGTAGAAGGTACTATTTACCCCCTGCTTACAAGGTTAAAAAATGCTGGCTTACTGAGCTACCGTTGGGAAGAATCGACCTCTGGTCCGCCACGGAAATATTACACGCTTACCGAAGAAGGTAAACTATTTTTAAAAGAACTCGATACCACCTGGGACGAGTTGAGAAATGCAGTTAATCTGGTAACAAAATAA
- a CDS encoding DUF4870 domain-containing protein: MESTISKHEKNLAAIIHLSTFSKYFIPFGNFIIPLLLWTSNKEKLGFVDENGKQAINFQISILLYSIILGLVAIPIVLFTAWEFVGFANLLEHNRHDVDFNFEHLSGFGWNAGLIGLIGMLGIALLITDVFCSIIATIRANEGTVYKYPFTIAFIK; the protein is encoded by the coding sequence ATGGAATCAACCATCAGCAAACACGAAAAAAATCTGGCAGCTATTATCCACCTGTCTACTTTTTCAAAGTATTTTATTCCTTTTGGAAATTTTATCATCCCATTACTTCTTTGGACATCAAACAAAGAAAAACTAGGCTTTGTAGACGAAAATGGGAAGCAAGCCATTAATTTTCAAATAAGCATTTTGCTTTACAGTATTATTTTAGGCTTGGTAGCCATTCCCATCGTTTTATTTACAGCTTGGGAATTTGTGGGCTTTGCCAATTTATTGGAGCACAATAGGCACGATGTAGATTTCAATTTTGAGCATCTTTCGGGCTTTGGCTGGAATGCTGGCTTAATTGGCCTTATCGGGATGCTAGGTATTGCCTTGCTCATTACGGATGTATTTTGTAGCATTATTGCCACCATTAGAGCAAACGAGGGTACGGTATACAAGTATCCATTTACCATTGCGTTTATAAAATAA
- a CDS encoding DUF4442 domain-containing protein, translated as MKLTPSELNKFSMIKLPSAWLCGVRVLAIDDTSCKTSVKHRWINQNPFNSMFWAVQGMAAELSTGAIVIGKIREQEHKISMLVANNKANFSKKAKGRITFECKDGHLIDEAIKKTIETGEGQTFWMQSVGKDEVGDVVSTFDFEWTVRVK; from the coding sequence ATGAAATTAACACCTTCTGAACTCAATAAGTTCTCAATGATAAAATTACCCTCTGCATGGCTCTGTGGGGTAAGGGTTTTAGCTATAGATGATACCAGTTGTAAGACATCCGTTAAGCATAGATGGATTAATCAGAATCCTTTTAACTCTATGTTTTGGGCAGTGCAGGGGATGGCTGCCGAGTTGTCTACAGGAGCTATTGTGATTGGTAAAATAAGGGAACAAGAGCATAAAATTTCTATGCTGGTCGCCAATAACAAAGCTAACTTTTCCAAAAAAGCGAAGGGCCGAATTACTTTTGAATGTAAAGACGGACATTTAATCGACGAAGCTATTAAAAAAACAATTGAAACAGGAGAGGGACAAACTTTTTGGATGCAATCTGTAGGCAAGGATGAAGTTGGGGATGTAGTTTCTACGTTTGATTTTGAATGGACCGTAAGGGTGAAGTAG